One region of Oryza sativa Japonica Group chromosome 10, ASM3414082v1 genomic DNA includes:
- the LOC4349360 gene encoding 2-oxoglutarate-dependent dioxygenase 11-like translates to MSLQVPNVQELALTCNRPDQQIPDRYIRPEAGTEEVICGQGINTAIPVIDLAKLLNPQSSQEECAKLRSACQHWGFFQLVNHGVPDDVISDVRRDLTEFFKLPLEAKEAYAKPPDKYEGYGQHFVVSEKQKLDWGDLLHLRLRPTESRDLRFWPAHPSSFRNSMERYSLETAKVARCLLEFLAMDMGVDPESLLEVFRGQPQNMRVNYYPPCRQTGKVLGLSPHCDATSLTLLLHVNDMQGLQIRKDGKWLTIEALDGAFVVNVGDMLEILSNGRYRSVEHRAVVHPEKERISAAVFHQACRDATVGPLPELVTKDGGRPVYKSMAYEDFMKRFFSAKLDGRANVEGMKI, encoded by the exons ATGTCTCTACAGGTGCCAAATGTGCAGGAACTCGCACTGACTTGCAACCGACCTGACCAGCAGATACCTGACAGGTACATCAGGCCGGAGGCTGGCACCGAAGAGGTCATCTGCGGCCAAGGCATCAACACGGCAATCCCGGTCATCGATCTCGCCAAGCTGCTCAACCCGCAGTCATCCCAAGAGGAGTGTGCCAAGCTGCGATCTGCATGTCAGCACTGGGGTTTCTTCCAG CTCGTCAACCATGGGGTGCCTGACGATGTGATCAGCGACGTGAGGAGAGACTTAACTGAGTTCTTCAAGCTACCACTTGAAGCCAAGGAGGCGTACGCTAAACCACCAGACAAGTACGAAGGCTATGGCCAGCACTTCGTCGTTTCAGAGAAGCAGAAGCTGGACTGGGGAGACCTGCTACACCTCCGGCTTCGCCCAACCGAGTCCAGGGATTTGAGGTTCTGGCCTGCCCATCCTTCATCTTTCAG GAATTCCATGGAGAGGTACTCCTTGGAGACGGCAAAAGTAGCACGCTGCCTGTTGGAGTTCTTGGCCATGGACATGGGCGTTGATCCGGAGTCTCTCCTGGAGGTATTCAGAGGCCAGCCCCAGAACATGAGGGTGAACTACTACCCGCCGTGCAGGCAAACCGGCAAGGTGCTCGGCCTGTCGCCGCACTGCGACGCGACCAGCCTGACGCTGCTGCTCCATGTGAACGACATGCAGGGCCTCCAGATCAGGAAGGACGGCAAGTGGCTCACCATCGAAGCCCTCGACGGCGCGTTCGTCGTCAACGTCGGCGACATGCTTGAG ATTCTGAGCAATGGGAGGTACAGGAGCGTTGAGCACAGGGCCGTGGTGCACCCGGAGAAGGAGCGCATCTCGGCGGCGGTGTTCCACCAGGCGTGCCGGGACGCGACGGTCGGGCCTCTGCCGGAGCTCGTGACGAAGGACGGTGGCAGGCCGGTGTACAAGTCGATGGCCTACGAGGATTTCATGAAGCGCTTCTTCTCGGCCAAACTTGACGGAAGGGCTAACGTCGAGGGCATGAAGATTTAG